One part of the Vicinamibacteria bacterium genome encodes these proteins:
- a CDS encoding thioredoxin domain-containing protein: protein MLLTVLPALPVVGQEATERSTPPAVATDEIVRQLQEIIKELRALRADVRSLRTPPAPPAPARVSLGDAPVLGKPEARLGIVEFADFQCPYCKRFHNDTFSRIKTTFIDSGKARYWFRNFPLEGVHPEARQAALVAVCAWRKDLFWPVYSALFDHQTELAADAYREIARSVGLDSAALLECIGSPEASSRLKEDVTVAERAGVAGTPHFLLGRVEGDQLTNIAVLSGAQPFDAFAAALERLAPNQ from the coding sequence TTGCTGTTGACTGTCCTTCCGGCCCTGCCGGTTGTTGGTCAGGAAGCGACCGAGCGTTCAACGCCACCAGCAGTGGCTACGGACGAGATCGTCCGACAGCTCCAGGAGATCATCAAGGAGCTGAGGGCGCTTAGGGCTGATGTCAGGAGCCTCCGCACGCCCCCGGCGCCGCCAGCGCCCGCTCGAGTTTCGTTAGGGGACGCGCCCGTCCTGGGAAAGCCCGAAGCCAGACTCGGCATCGTTGAGTTCGCGGACTTTCAATGCCCCTACTGCAAGCGGTTCCACAACGACACGTTTTCCCGCATCAAGACCACTTTCATCGACAGTGGAAAGGCCAGATATTGGTTCCGGAACTTCCCCCTGGAGGGAGTGCATCCCGAGGCGCGGCAGGCGGCACTCGTCGCAGTGTGCGCCTGGAGGAAGGACCTGTTCTGGCCGGTTTATTCCGCCCTTTTCGATCACCAAACTGAGCTTGCGGCAGACGCGTACCGCGAAATCGCAAGATCCGTGGGCCTCGATTCGGCCGCACTCCTTGAGTGTATTGGGTCGCCGGAAGCAAGCTCGCGCCTGAAGGAGGACGTGACCGTGGCGGAAAGGGCTGGCGTCGCGGGCACCCCACACTTCCTCCTGGGCCGGGTTGAGGGCGATCAACTCACGAACATCGCAGTTCTCAGCGGGGCTCAGCCGTTTGATGCATTTGCCGCCGCGCTGGAGCGACTCGCGCCAAACCAGTGA
- a CDS encoding sulfatase-like hydrolase/transferase, which produces MVKGADTALPTRTRMSRANCPLSALLFLAAVAGWAMPSPAAGRSLVLITLDTTRADHLGCYGWPYARTPNLDALARRGVRFSHCDTAAPITLPSHATILTGLYPPRHGVRDNGTFALPARVETVASRLRAAGYDTAAVVSAIVLARRHGLDRGFRIYDDDLGTGYAASTDVSERQAEATTAAALAVLAQLRPPFFVWVHYFDAHEEYRPPTRFADSISGPHRLYDGEIAYVDEQLGALLGKLSSDVDVAVVGDHGEMLGEHGELTHGLLPYRGAREVPLLLAGPDVPSGRVVDCLVRTADVTPTLLSWAGLALPTDLDGATLSPLPAGSGCDRPSYTESFLPFFAYKWYPLRALSDGRFFYIRGPHDSLYRRAEDPGEAFDVVNALPVEAARWKQRLDLMLAGMGESLEPDVRPDMVLSAEQREHLASLGYLEAGGGSRVREKLPDPRSMTAVAQELHRAVQRVQEGKCPEVLPQLEAIVQGDPHNFPALSLAGECLRDAGRHEAALAAFRRAAQEHQLSAVPVANIAGALLRLGRKDEAMQEYRRALSLDPTQPVAASNLARLLRDGGDRAGALQVLDEALAAGCHAPAVLLERGVALAESGRVADGLASFRESARRNPADPLPLENAARAAYQLGRYRESAQLYEVLLRLSAARGDVWKTLGAVYLFQLDDRPNALRAFREALRLEIDPRERAKVEQLVRELSS; this is translated from the coding sequence ATGGTGAAGGGGGCGGATACCGCACTGCCCACACGCACCAGGATGTCACGAGCGAATTGCCCGCTGTCCGCCCTGCTTTTCCTGGCCGCAGTCGCTGGGTGGGCCATGCCGTCGCCAGCGGCTGGTCGCAGCCTGGTGTTGATCACACTCGACACGACCCGCGCCGATCACCTTGGCTGCTACGGCTGGCCGTACGCCCGCACCCCCAACCTCGACGCACTCGCCCGCCGCGGAGTTCGCTTCTCGCATTGCGACACTGCGGCACCGATAACCCTACCCAGCCACGCTACCATCTTGACGGGTCTATACCCGCCCCGCCATGGTGTGCGCGACAACGGTACGTTTGCGCTGCCCGCCCGAGTGGAGACCGTGGCCTCACGGCTGCGCGCCGCGGGCTACGACACCGCGGCAGTTGTCTCAGCGATAGTCCTCGCCCGTCGCCACGGTCTCGACCGTGGGTTCCGCATCTACGACGACGACCTCGGCACCGGTTACGCCGCATCTACGGACGTGAGCGAACGCCAGGCCGAGGCCACCACGGCGGCCGCGCTTGCTGTGCTCGCCCAGCTACGGCCTCCGTTCTTCGTCTGGGTGCACTACTTTGACGCGCACGAGGAGTATCGCCCGCCTACTCGCTTCGCCGACTCGATCAGCGGTCCGCATCGGCTCTACGACGGTGAAATTGCTTATGTTGACGAGCAGCTTGGAGCTCTGCTGGGCAAGCTTTCGAGCGACGTCGATGTGGCGGTCGTGGGCGACCATGGCGAGATGCTCGGCGAGCACGGCGAATTGACCCACGGACTGTTGCCATATCGTGGCGCACGCGAGGTACCCCTCCTCCTCGCCGGACCGGATGTGCCAAGCGGGCGTGTGGTGGACTGCCTGGTTCGCACAGCGGACGTCACGCCGACGCTCCTTAGCTGGGCCGGTCTCGCTTTGCCCACGGACCTCGACGGTGCCACGTTGTCACCCCTGCCGGCAGGATCGGGGTGCGATAGGCCGAGCTACACGGAGAGTTTCCTGCCCTTCTTCGCTTACAAATGGTATCCGCTTCGGGCGCTCTCTGACGGTCGCTTCTTCTACATTCGTGGCCCACACGACAGCCTGTACCGGCGCGCGGAGGATCCAGGCGAGGCGTTTGATGTCGTAAACGCACTGCCGGTGGAAGCAGCGCGGTGGAAGCAGCGCCTGGACCTTATGCTCGCCGGAATGGGCGAAAGCCTCGAGCCCGACGTGCGGCCAGATATGGTGCTTTCTGCCGAGCAGCGCGAGCATCTCGCGAGTCTCGGTTACTTGGAGGCTGGGGGTGGCAGCCGGGTCAGAGAGAAGCTACCCGACCCGCGCTCCATGACGGCAGTTGCACAGGAGCTCCACCGGGCGGTTCAACGGGTGCAGGAGGGTAAGTGTCCGGAGGTATTGCCCCAGCTGGAAGCCATCGTGCAAGGCGACCCGCACAATTTTCCTGCCCTTTCGCTCGCCGGCGAATGCTTGCGCGATGCCGGCCGGCACGAGGCCGCACTGGCCGCCTTTCGCCGCGCGGCGCAGGAGCACCAGTTGTCCGCGGTGCCGGTGGCGAACATCGCAGGCGCCCTGCTAAGGCTGGGGCGGAAGGACGAGGCGATGCAGGAGTACCGCCGCGCTCTGTCACTCGATCCGACGCAGCCGGTGGCCGCCTCGAATCTGGCGCGCCTGCTGCGCGACGGGGGCGACCGCGCCGGGGCCCTGCAAGTGCTGGATGAGGCGCTTGCGGCTGGTTGTCACGCGCCAGCGGTACTGCTAGAACGCGGCGTGGCACTCGCCGAGAGCGGCAGGGTTGCGGATGGCCTGGCGAGCTTTCGCGAGTCGGCACGACGCAACCCTGCGGACCCGTTGCCTCTTGAGAACGCCGCTCGAGCCGCCTACCAGCTGGGCCGTTACCGCGAGTCGGCGCAACTGTACGAGGTGCTCCTGCGCCTCTCCGCCGCTCGCGGCGATGTCTGGAAGACTCTCGGTGCCGTCTACCTCTTTCAGCTCGACGACCGCCCCAACGCTCTCCGCGCTTTCCGCGAGGCACTTCGCCTCGAGATCGACCCGAGAGAGCGCGCGAAGGTCGAGCAACTCGTGCGCGAGCTGAGCAGTTGA